The window GAACCCCTTCATGCCGAGTTAGAGCATTTTGTAAGCTGCGTGCGCGGGGGAAATCAACCCTCAGTAGGTGGCGAACAAGCACTCAAAGCCCTGCGTTTAGCGAGTTTAGTAGAGCAAATGGCGATTGATGGTCAAGTCTGGCACGAACGCGATCGCCTTGCAAGTATTCTCCAACCTTCTATCGTGACAGTTTAAGCGGGAATAGCACTCTTAATCCGTGGATGCTGTTTGAAGGTTGAAGTAAGAGTGTTGAAATTGCTGGTTAATCGCCTCACTCACCAGTTGGTTTCCTTCGGGACTCAAATGAATATGATCGCGATAGAGGATTTCTGGCGAGGAGACATTATTAAAAATGGGTAGGAAGTCAATGTATTTGATTCCTTGAGTTTGGGTAAATTTTGTGAGTCTGGCTCTCGCTTTGAGTTCATAATCGCGCGGGCCAGGTTCCCCTATTTCGCGTAAAAGCGGGGTCATCAGCAGCAGCAATTGACCTCCCGATGAGGTGACAAGGGCTTGAATTTTGCCAATAGCTTCTAGGTTAGCACCCACGCGATCGCCCCCTTCAGCATTGACGTCGGCCATTTCCGTAGGGGGTTTGTAGGGCAGAATGCGAGTCACCGCTTCCACAATTGCCAACGGCGGTTTACGATCGGGATAGAAGCGATCGCGCCCTACTGGAATGGAAGTTGGGGCGGTACCAAATAAATCATCAGTATTGATAACTAAAACCACCGTTTGCGCCTCAAAGGTGCCAAACTGCTCTAAATACGCCACTTGGTTGCGGGGACACCAGGAATTCGCCGATGCATTCAGCACTTCAACCTGAGTATAGGCACTTTCCGGGAGTTTGGTTCGGAGTTGCTGCCAGAGGATTTCCGAAATCGTTTGATTTTGATCGGTCCACCATCCCCCATTGACAATAGAATCGCCTAATAACAATACTCG is drawn from Desertifilum tharense IPPAS B-1220 and contains these coding sequences:
- a CDS encoding SGNH/GDSL hydrolase family protein, with protein sequence MKVLLTVLVVILGLLGVAELFLRSRYGFGNPLVYIADEKIGYLLAPNQKTRRMGNRIEINQYSMRSASITPKRDPSALRVLLLGDSIVNGGWWTDQNQTISEILWQQLRTKLPESAYTQVEVLNASANSWCPRNQVAYLEQFGTFEAQTVVLVINTDDLFGTAPTSIPVGRDRFYPDRKPPLAIVEAVTRILPYKPPTEMADVNAEGGDRVGANLEAIGKIQALVTSSGGQLLLLMTPLLREIGEPGPRDYELKARARLTKFTQTQGIKYIDFLPIFNNVSSPEILYRDHIHLSPEGNQLVSEAINQQFQHSYFNLQTASTD